In a single window of the Cyanobacteriota bacterium genome:
- a CDS encoding menaquinone biosynthesis protein encodes MLQTSTDKQLLRLGSINFINCLPVNYKSADLFEDGFELIESSPSDLNRMLRVAELDLAPISSYEYLLNKPLYTKVDGISISTKEQAQSVILFIKDGIETLTQAREIFVTAKSASSVNLLKIVLVKNYGFKHQAGHIFNPAGKQVEFICFSENNDQMPIKLLIGDEALLDCHALGARNDVNMVDLGTEWYQLTALPMVFGLWVINKNSGLQQDTISKILIAKKNKSLTVDYPDMIIEAYRQTGLSKQVLQRYFAVLDYDFEQRHQSSLDLFESYLGELNLLC; translated from the coding sequence GTGTTGCAAACTTCAACAGACAAACAGCTTCTTCGTCTAGGCTCAATCAACTTCATTAACTGCTTGCCGGTTAATTACAAGTCTGCTGATTTGTTTGAGGATGGTTTTGAGTTGATCGAATCAAGTCCAAGTGATTTGAATCGTATGCTTCGCGTTGCTGAGCTTGATCTTGCACCGATTTCTAGTTATGAGTATCTTTTAAATAAGCCACTCTATACCAAGGTAGATGGAATTTCTATTAGTACTAAAGAACAAGCTCAGAGTGTGATTCTTTTTATAAAGGATGGGATTGAGACATTGACTCAAGCTCGTGAAATATTTGTTACTGCTAAGAGTGCAAGTTCAGTGAATCTTTTGAAGATAGTCTTGGTTAAGAATTATGGTTTTAAGCATCAGGCTGGACATATCTTCAATCCAGCTGGCAAGCAAGTTGAATTTATTTGTTTTAGTGAGAATAATGATCAGATGCCAATCAAGTTGTTGATTGGTGATGAGGCTTTGCTAGATTGCCACGCCCTTGGAGCTCGCAATGACGTCAATATGGTTGATTTGGGTACTGAGTGGTATCAACTTACTGCTTTGCCGATGGTGTTTGGATTGTGGGTGATTAATAAAAACTCAGGCTTGCAGCAAGACACTATCAGTAAGATTTTGATAGCCAAGAAAAATAAATCATTGACAGTGGATTACCCAGACATGATTATTGAAGCATATAGACAAACTGGTTTGAGTAAACAAGTTTTGCAGAGATATTTTGCTGTCTTGGATTATGATTTTGAACAAAGACATCAAAGCTCATTAGATTTATTTGAGAGCTATTTAGGAGAATTGAATCTATTATGCTAG